ATTCCCGGCGTGGTGGACGCGGACAGCAACCTCATCATCGGCAAGCCCGAGGTGAGCGCGTACATCGACCGTTCGCGCGCCGCGGATCTGGGCGTGCAGGTGCCCGACGTGGCCAGCACCCTGCAGATGGTGGTGGGTGGCCTCGACGTGTCCACCTACGTGGAGAACGGCAACCTGTACGACGTGCGGCTGCGCGCCGAGCCGTCCGCTCGCGCCAGCATCGAGGACATCGGCCAGCTCACCGTGCCCTCGGCCCGGCTCGGCTCCGTCCCCCTGTCGGACGTGGTGAACCTGCAGCGTGAGGAAGGCCCCTCGCAGATCAGCCGCATGAATCGCCAGCGGCAGATCATGCTCACCGCCAACACCGCCCCCGGTGTGAGCACGGGTCAGATCGTGGAGAGGTTCGACAAGGTCATCGCCGAGTCGAAGCTGCCGGCCGGCTACGCGGCGAGGCCCGCGGGTCAGTCCCGCGAGATCGGCCGCACGGTGGGCAACTTCGCCCTGGCGTTCGGCCTGGCCTTCATCTTCATGTACCTGATCCTCGCCGCGCAGTTCGAGTCGTGGATCCACCCCATCACCATCCTCCTGTCGCTGCCGCTCACCGTGCCCTTCGCGTTGATCTCCCTGCTGGTGTTCAAGCAGGCGCTCGACATGTACTCGATGCTGGGTCTGCTGGTGCTCTTCGGCGTGGTGAAGAAGAACTCGATTCTGCAGATCGACCACACCAACCAGCTGCGACGGGAAGGCCAGCCGCGGCTGGAGGCCATCGTCCACGGCAGCAAGGACCGGTTGCGTCCCATCCTCATGACCACGCTGTCGTTCGTGGCGGGCATGATTCCGCTGCTGCTCTCCAAGGGCGTGGGCGCGAGCTTCAACCAGGCCACCGCCGGTGTGGTGGTGGGTGGCCAGACCCTGTCGCTGGTGCTCACGCTGCTGGTGACGCCGGTGGCCTACTCGTTGTTCGATGACGCCTCGGCGTGGTTCGGCCGGAAGTTCGCCTCCAAGCGCTCGCCCGAGGAGACGGGCGAGGCCGAGGTGGCCCGTGCCTACGGCGGCGACACGCTCGCCGAGCTGCGCCCGGCACATGATTCGGAGGCAGCATGATTGCCCTGCTCGCAGTGACGCTGACGGTGAGCGCCGCGACTCCGGTGCTCACCCTGGACGAGGTGCTCCAGGCCGCCGGTCAGAACAGCCTGGACCTGAAGGTGGCGCGCGCCCGGCTGGAACAGACCCGGCTCCTGTCCAACAGGGCGTGGGCCGCCTACCTGCCCACCGTGTCGGTGGGCGCCAGCTACACCCGCAACTCCAATGAAGCGGTGGTGACGCTGCCGGGTGGTCCGCAGATCGTCATCCAGCCGTACGATCAGCTGGCCGCCCAGGCGGAAGTGCGGCAGGCCATCATCGCCCCGTCGCTGATTCCCGCCATTCGCAACGCGGGGATCGCCGAGGACGTGGCGGAGCTGAGTACGGAGAACGTGCGGCGAGAGATCCTCTTCGTCGCGGCCCAGGCCTACTTCGCGGCCGCCGCCTACCAGGAGGCCATCCGCGCCACCCAGTTCCTCCTGGACGTGAACAAGGCGCGCGAGGGGGACACGCAGAAGCGCTTCGATGCGGGCACGGTGACGAAGGTGGCGCTCCTGCGCGCGCAGCTGGACCGGGCACGTGCCGAGCAGGATCTGGTGCGGGCTCGCAACGCCTTCGCCTCCTCGCGGCTGGCGCTCGCCACGCTCATCCAGCGGGACCCGGATTTCACGCTGGAGCTGCCCCCGGTGCCACAGGTGCCCGCGCAGGGGGAGGACCTGGTGAAGCAGGCGCTGGAGAAGCGGCCGGACGTGGCCGCGGCGCGTCGCAACCTGGACCTGGCGCTGGGCCGCAAGCAGGGCGTGTGGTTCTCCTATGCGCCCTCGGTGGGCTTCTCCGGCGTCTACCGGATCAGCAACGCCGCGGGCTTCACGGGGCAGAACGACGTCTGGGCGCTGACGTTGAGCGCGCAGTGGTTGCTCTGGGACGGCGGCACGCGGGAGATCAACTTGCGCGAGGAGTCCGCTCGCGTGGCCGAGGCCTCGGCTCAGCAGAAGCAGGCGGAGGCCCGGGTGGTGGAGGAGGTTTTGCGTGCCCAGCTGGAGGTCGAGAACGCCCGGGCCAACCTCACCAAGGCCGAGGAGGCCCTGGGCCTGGCGCGTGAGACGCAGCGCCTCACGGAGATCAGCTTCAAGGCGGGCGTGGCCACCTACCTCGAGGTGGCGGACGCCAACTCCGCGCTGACGAACGCCGAGGTGGGCGCCATCTCCGAGCGTCTGCAGGCGTCGCTCGCGGCGCTGCGGCTGCTGCGCGCCGCCGGCTCCTTCGCGGCCCAGGAGTAGAGGGCCGGGGTGAGGGTCTTCCGTCCGCGGACGACCCTCACCGGCCCGTGATGAGGTTCTCGAAGCGCGCGTACTGGCGCGCCAGCCGCGTGTAGTCCGAGGGGCGGATCTCCCGCTGCTCCATGGTGCGGACCAGGTCCTCCCTCGCGGCCAGGTAGTCCGCCGCGGGCAGCCCGCAGCTGTGCTCCAGCAGCCGCGCCGCCTCGTCCTCCGGCAGCGTGAGGGGAATGCCCAGCCGCTCGTGCATGTGCCGCCGCAGTTGCCGCGCCAGCTCGGGCACCAGCTCGCGCTCCACCTTCGAGCGCCGGGCCAGCCAGCCCAGGGAGCGCACGTACTCCAGCGCCGAGCGGTGCTTCTCCACCACCAGCGGCCGCGGCGGGCCGAACCGTGTCCCGCGCGACACCGCGTAGATCAGCCCCACCAGCAGGCCCTGCGCCACGAAGACCCACAGGCCCCGGGCCGAGGGCGGCTCCGGCTTCGGGGGCACGCCGTGGTGGTACTCGTCGAAGGCGAGTGGCCCGCGCGCCGCCAGCGCGTCCCAGAAGCGCAGGTTGTCCAGCAGCTCCAGCCGCCGGTTCTCCGCCAGGTCCGTTCCCGCCAGCACGTACACCTCGCCGCGTCCCTCCGGCACCCGCCACACCACCGCCGCGCCCTTGGCTCCGGCCAGTGGCACCGCCTCCGGCCTCCCCACCGTGATGCCCCGGTCCAGCGACACGCGGAGCCGCTCCACGTTCCTCAGCGGACCCACCGGCACCCAGACGCGCACCGTCGTCCCCGTGAAATCCTTCTCCCGCGGCGGCAAGCCCTCCGAGTCCGGTGCCAGCATCGGGCCGTCTGAAATCCCCAGCCAGGAGTCCAGCTGGGGCTGTCTCGCCTTCGCCTCCCTCGACACCAGGTACACGAGCGTCCCGCCCCGGGAGACCCAGCTCCGCAGTGCCCCGGCCTCCTCCTCCGTCACGGGCCGGCCCGAGGGCGCCGTCACCACCACCGTCCGGAGGCTGTCGGGAAGCCCCGAGCCCTCGAGTGCCTCCCGCAGCGCCGACACCCGGGCGCCCGACTCCTCGAGGTACAGGTACAGCGCTCGCACGCCCATGGGGCCCGGGTTGTCCACCGAGGGCACCAGCGGCGGGGGAAGGGACTGGTTCACCGCGAGCCCCAGCCCCAACGCCAGTGCCACCAGCACGCCGTAGATGATCGCCGTCCGCGTGCCCTTCATGCCACCGCTCCCGCGAGCCCCTGGTGCAGCCGCTCCACGTCGTCCACGAAGCGCGCCGCGTCCTCCGGCGGCACCGGCTCGAGCGAGTAGAAGGCCTGGTCGTACCAGCGCACCAGCCGCTCCACCTCGCCCGTGAGCTGCGCGGAGGCTCCCCGCCCGGGCAGCTCACCCACCAGCTCGCGATTCGTCTTCACCCGGTCCGGCCGCGCCAGCCGTCTCGCCTCCAGCGAGGACAGCAGCGCCAGCAGTCCTTCCCGGATGGCCTCGCGCGGCCGGGCTCCCAGCGCCGACCTCGCCCGCGTCAGGTGCTCACCCGGGGAGTCGAGCTCCAAGGCCGCCGGGCCCGTCTCCGTGCCCGCTTCGCGGCGCGCCGGGCCTCGCCGCCAGTGGCGCAGCCGCAGCACCGCGAAGAGCACCGCCGCGAAGCCCAGTCCCAGCACCAGCGTCCGCGTGCTCGTCGCGAAGCTCTGCGCCTCGCGCGTCAGCAGCAGCTCCTCCAGAAACGCCTTCAGCTCCCGCATCACCCGCTGGAGCAGATCGCCCTGGCGCTGCCTCGCCTGGGCGAACTCGGGCCGCGAGAGGATCTCCTGGAGCCGGGCCGGATCGGGGGTCCGGGGCGGGGACTCCGCTGCTTCCTCGGGTGGTGCGCAGGCCGCCTGGATGCGCCGGGCCGCTGTCTCCGCGCGCTCCGCGGAGGTCTCATCGCCCGGTGCGCGCAGGGGCAGGCCCTCCCAGCGCTGCTCCAGCGCCTCGAGGTGCGCTTCCATCGCCGCCGGCTCGCCCCTGCCCAGCACCGTGAGCTGTTGGAGCTCGCTCGCGGCGTTCTCGCAGGGCAGGGCCGCGAGCCACAGCAGCACCAGCCCGGACATCATCGCGCCTCCAGGCGCCTCTCGAGATCCAACCCCTCCCGGCGCACGCGCATGTCCAGGTACAGCAGCGCGTAGACGACGAGCCCCAGCGGGTTGAACACCGCCTGTCCCACCACCTGCAGCAGCTCCGCGGGCACCAGCAGCGACTGCGGCGCCGGGGTGGCCGCCGGATCCAGCGCGCTGCCATGGGTGAACTGGATGATCAGCGCGGGCAGTCCGCACAGGATGCTCACGGCGATCAGGATGATGGACACCACGGTGACGAGGATCATCGCCCGCACCGTGACGCGCCCGGTGAAGCCCGGCCCCACCCGCCCCGAGAGCAGGGCCCCCGAGCGCCGGAAGGAGCCCACCGCCGGGAGATCCTCCATGGCCATCACTGGCGCCAGCAGCGCGAAGCGCAGCAGGTACCAGAGGAGTCCACCCACCATCCCGAGCCCCGCGAGGATGGGGCCCGCGGCCAGCAGGATCCACCCGAGCACCCGGACGCCCGAGATCGTGCCCTCCGTGCGCAGCACGATGGCCCCGCCCACGCCCGCGAGCAGCGCGCCGGGCAGCATCAGCAGCAGGATGGCGCCCACCGCCCAGAGCAGGGACAGCAGGTACGCACCGGTGAACGTGCCCACGCGCTTGAGCACGCGCTGCATGCCGTCCGCCGGACGCGTGGATTCCCCGAGCTGCGTGGGCACCACGTACCGCGACACCGCCAGCGTGTTCAGCGAATAGACCCAGAAGGTCACGCCCAGGGTGGCCGTCAGCATCAGCAGGAAGCGGGAGTACTCGGCCGCCAGTACCGGCATGTCTCCATCACGGATCGCCATCTGGATCGTCGCGACATTCCGCTGCGCCGCCAGCTGCAGGGCCTTGGTCATGATGTAGGAGACCAGGTTGAAGCCGAGGCTCAACAGGAAGAGCGTCTTGAAGTGCTTGCGCCAGAAGGTGGCCGCGCGATCGATGATCTCACCGATGGCCAGGGGACGCAGATCCGAGGGGGGAGGGCTCACGGGCCCAGCATACCCGGGGCACGGAGCCTTGGTGGAGAACCCCACACCGGCCCTCTTCCGGGTAGCAGCCGTTCGTGGACTCGGGCTGTGGTGAGCTGTTGAGGCGGGCTTTTGTCCACCCGTCATGGGCCGCTCCACACAGCGTGTGGCGTTTCTTCCTTCGCGGTCCTAGAGAAAGCACCTGCCGACTCTGGAGGTGTCAGGTGCCATCACGTCAGGGTGGATTCGAGGTCGCGGAACGGGAAGCGGGGATACGTGCGGTCCGGGAAGCACGGAGTCCCGAGGTGCTCGCGAAGCTGCTGGATGAGCTACCGGTGTTGCATGCCCCTGTGTTCCACCGGGACGTCCTCACACATCTCAGGCAGGAGTTGCCTCCGGAAGAACGCCGACAGTTCGAGCGACTCTTTTGCTACCTCGATTGGAGAGCGCAGCAGCGCCATGGTTCGGCACCAGCGGAGGTAGACGAGGTTCCACAAGCTCACTGCTCCCTCCCGTACGCACCTCCCTACTTCCAGCAGGTGATGGAGCTCTTGAAGGGACAGGTCCCACCGTACCTGCCCGAAAGACCCCTCGATCCCGCCACGGAGGAGTCCAAGATCGCTGACGGGTTGATGAGCGTGAATGGAACTCCCGTCGCACTCCCTCCCTACCAGCCAGTTCCGGGGAGCCAGTGGGGGATCGTCATCATCGAATGCCTGCGATGCCGCACCCGGCGCCCTGAGGCTCGTGCATTGCACATCGACCTCATCCGCGTTCCGGACATGCGGGCACCTCTGGCGGAAGGGCGGATCAACAACGCGGCGTGTCCCCACTGTGGCTTCAAGGTCGGTTTACCCGCCGGAGTCTGGTTGTTGGATCCTCCCTGGCCTCGGGACACGCTGGCCGTGCTCTCCTGCCTCATTCGTGTCGATCCCCTCAACATCTTCTATCTGCCGAGTTGTTGGCGGCAGCGTGAGCACCAGATGGTGGTCGTGTTGGAGGCCCGCTCCTCTCAACTCTTGAATGACCTCCAGGTCGAGAGTGCTCCCTCTGAAAGCGGTCCTGATAAGCAATTGGTCAGAATCATCTACAGCCAGGATGAGCTGAAGGCACAGTTGAATGCATCCTCGGGAGGGCAGGTGCCTCTCTTGATGGAGGCGGCTGTGGCCCAGCTGGCCCTCCGTTTGGAAGCCGAGGAAATGTCATTGGAGGAGGCGCGGGAGTTCGCGCGAGCGTGGGTTGCACAAGAGGGGAAGGACTGGCCCCTGCTCATGTCACCCATCCACTTGGATGAGGAGGGCCGCCCCATGCGCGCGGTGGCCCAGGCACTGCTGACCGAGCAGCTGGCGGAGCATCGGAATCTGGAGGTACTGGATCGAGCCATCCTCTCCATCCAGTTGGTGGCGATGCTTCTGGAAGCCCAGCGGGTGGGGCAGGCGGAGGCGGTGCTCGCCCGGGCCGAGGATCTCTGGAATCAAATCCAACCTGGAGACGACGATCGACACCTGATTGTCGCATCCATGATCGAGCGCTCTCACAGTGACATCTTGACCTGGAAGGGGCGTTACGAGGAGGCAGCTCAGCGGCGGCATCGTGCCGAAGAGCTTCTGCCCTCCCAGCCTGAGGGCTCCTGGTGGGTGCGTTTTCAATTCTGGCGTTATCGAGCCGTCGACGCGCTGCATCTGCGGCGCGAAAAGAAGTTCGATGAGTCCCTTGTAGCATTCGCTCAGTGCATTCCCATGCTTGAGCAGCTCTATGGCGAAGCCCTCCAAGAGAATGCTCCCGAGGGGCAGGCGGCGAGGGGTGACGCCCAGAATATTCTGGGAGGAGCACTGGCAAACTGCGCATCCGTGCTCCAGGAAGGAGAGGGGGTCTTCTCCAATGACCCCAGCCGTCTACACACCCATGGGATGGCCTGGGTGTTCGAGTATGCGGCACGGCTCCCCGCATGGCCGTCGGAGCCGGAGGACAGCCAGGATGAAGGCTCTCGGCGTTGGATTGTCGTGGGGCGGCTTCTGAAGCGTGCGCTGGACCTCAGTCAGGCTTCCCGTGCCTGGAGGTTCGCCGCAGCCCAAGCAATGCGCTTGACGGATGTCATGCTGCACTTCGGGCATCTCCATGCCGCAGTAGAGCAAGCATCGGAGTGGGTGAAATTCGCTCAGCAGGCCAATCATTACCACTCCCTGGCCCATGCGTTGTTTTTCCTCGGGCGTATGGGACTCCACCTCGCCAGGCATGGACCCGGTTCGCTAGACTTGTTCGAATCAGCGGCGGAGTCCCTACTCCGCGATCTCGTCAGTCAGGGACCTCAAGCAGAGCTACCCCACTGGGCACCCATGCTGGTGGAGATGTCGTTCCTCTGCGTCAAGATGGGAGCCGATGCTGGTAAGGCGGTGATGATCGCGGAGAGCCTCAAGGCTGCGGTGACCGCTGTCCATGTGGAGGCAGGAGTCCCTGGCAGTGGACGTGCGAGTGGGGAGTTCCTGGCCCAGCGTGTGGAGGAACTCACCTGCGAGCGGGAGAGGCTCAGGGTCGAGACCTTCAACTTCGAGGAAGGGGAACCCGAGCGGGCAGAATTGTCAGCTTCCATCGAGAGGGTCGAGCAGCAACTCGCCGAGTCACGGCGAGAGCTGGGTCTCCGGAACGCACAGTATGTGCGTTGGTGCGAGCCGAGCTACATCCACCTGTCCGCAGTGGACGACATCCGGCGCCGGCTCGACGTGCTGGGTTCTCGGGCCACATACCTGGGGTTCAGCATCGGCGAGATAGGCGTTTGGACATATGCCCTCTGGAGTGAGGGCATAATCCTCGAGCCGGTCTCCTGGGAGGGATGGAGGGAGGACTTGAAAATCCTGGATGCGCCGGATGCATTGCTGTCGGACCCCAAGCTCATGGAAACCGTGCTGGAACGCGTCGGCCGGCGTCTTCTCGAGCCCGTTCTGGAGCGATTGGAGCTCATGTCGCCCTCCGACCGGCTGATCATCTCGCCCACACAGGGCCTTCTCCATGTTCCTTTCGCGGCTTTCCCGATCGGCGCAGAGAGGCTTGTTCAGCAATTCGTTCTTTCGGTGGTGTCAGGAGCCGGGCTCTTCGAGGCGTGCTTCGACCGGCGGCCGGGCCCCATCTCTTCCGCGTTGCTCGTTGGGGTGCCCAGGCACGACTACATGAAAGTCCAGCTCCCCTACGCGCGAGATGAGGTGAAGAAGCTCGAGTCGCTCCTGAGGGATTCTGGCTGCGAGGTGCGCCTTCTGTTGGACCAGCAGGCCACGGCTTCCGCTGTCCTGTCCGAAGCCGCTGCGTACGATGTGCTCCACTTTGCCTGCCACGCGAGGTGGTCATTGCAAGCCGCCATCCGCCCGCAGCTCGTTCTCCACCCGGATTTCGAGCGTGATAGCGGCGAGCTCACGGATTGGCGCATCGTGAACGAACTGCGGCTGCGGCCCGGAGCATTGGTCAACCTTTCGGCTTGTCAGAGCGCCCGCCAGATCGAGGGTGGAGCCGAGATACGTGACGGCCTTCTCCCCGCGATCCTTCAGGCGGGAGCGGGAGCCGCCGTAGCTACTCTCTGGAGTATCAGCGATGCGCCCATGCCAGTATTGCAGACGGTCCTATATGAAAATCTGCTGGCGGGCCAACCACCCGCTGAGGCGCTCGCACGGACCCTCCGAAGGTGTATCCAAGGAGAGCTTGGGCCGGTTTTAGCCGACCCGCTTGTCTGGTTGGCGTTCATGCTTTATGGGGTGGGTTGAATGGAGCAGTGGAGTTGACGTCGAGCGGTAGTGCCAATGACCATGAAGCCCAGAAAATCCATCCCAGATAAGAAGGCCGCTACGTTTCGCTCTGTGAAAAACTCAGTCATGGAATCTCCGGGGATAGAGGACTTCAACTCCGGGCCGACGAATTTGGACGGCGAGATTGCTTCGGAGTTGACGATGTCAGACTTGGCGATGAGCCAGTCTGGCGAGTTGCTCATTGTCACGGTCCTCGTGGAATCTGGAACTGATGCCGTCTCAATATCCGCACGGCTTGATGCGACGCGCAGGGTGCTTGCCGTCATGGCCGAAATTGTTGGCAATCGCCCCGCTCTGGTCATATTTCAGGCTGGATGGTTCGATTCCAAGAGCCATCCCGCGATCAAGGCGCTTCATCAGTATGAACTCGAACTTCGCCGGATGTTAGGGGAGACTGGCCTCGACAGGCTGGTAATTGCTTTCGGAGTCGATGGTCGCAATGGTCGTGACCAACTCGCTGCCGTGCTCTCCAGTTCAGGATTCAAGGTGGTGGCAAGAAAATTCCATCCCACTGAGGACGAGATGAGTCCGGAGGAACCGCTCCTGCTTGCGGAGCACTGGGAGGCGGGAGAGAGCGGTTACTCGCGTATCGCGGAAATTTTGGGGCACAAAATCTTCATCGCGGTTTGCTACGATACTTTCGGTATACCTCAGCTCCAACTCCCGCGTCCGGATGTGGATGCTGTCGTGTGCCACCTCCACCTTTTCGGGCCACGCAAGAGCAACTACGTTTCTGGTGACAGTTATTTTGCTCGGCTTGGACTCGCGGGTGCCTCACGGCAGTGGAGCGTGCCAGTATTTGCGGCGGCTCAATTCCTACATCGTCCGATTCCAGCCCGGTGGCCTTCTGGTGTTTTGTGCCAGACAGACACGGGTCACGCAAGGCGCCTGACATATGAGGATATCTCTCTTGCGTCTATACGAGAGTCGATCAGAATCAGGATTCAGGAGGGAATCGCAGAACTCCGATTCTTCAAACTCCCATGAATTGGAGATGCAATCGCAAGCGAGCCTTGGTCATGATGTAGGAGACCAGGTTGAAGCCGAGGCTCAACAGGAAGAGCGTCTTGAAATGCTTGCGCCAGAAGGTGGCCGCGCGATCGATGATCTCACCGATGGCCAGGGGAACGTAGATCCGAGGGGGAGGGCTCACGGATTCAGCATACTTGCGGCGTGCTGTCCTCGGGGGAAGAGCCAGCTCCGCACACTCCGTCCCAGATAGGTTTCGGGATTTACGCTCCCAGTGCGTTACCCTGGCGAGGCCGTACACCCCTGAACCCCCCTATCGGGAGGAACGCATGCAGGCACGGAACCTCATTGGAAGCGGGCTGCTGGCTGTCGGGATGCTGTTGGCCGGGTGCGGAGGCACCCCGGTGGACGAGGCCACGCAGGTGCAGGACATCGGCGTGCGCGAAGATGCCATCCCGGACTGCTCGGGGCTGGACTACGAGTACACGTATTACAGCGATGCGACCAAGTCGACGGTGACCGGCGGCCGCGGCTGCTCGTGTGGGGCGTGGTTCTCGTGGGGCCGCACGTCGAGCTTCTACGATTACTACAGCGGCACCTGCTTCTGAGCCGCACGTAGGACCTGACGGGCCAGGGTGACGTTCTTCTCACCCTGGCTCGCGGGTGCCGAGGCCGCACAGGGCCCGCGTGGCGGCACCTGGCTCCTCTGCCTCCAGCACCGCGGAGATGACCGCGAAGCCCGCCGCTTCCTTGAGCAGCGAGGCCCGCTCCGGCGTGAGGCCTCCGAGTGCCAGGGCGGGGCAGGGCAGGGCCGCCGCCAGTCTCCGGAAACCCTCGGGCCCCAGCGTGGGCCGCGTGTCCTCCGGCTTCGAGCCGGGGGAGAACACCGGGCTCACCAGCGCCAGATCCGCGCCCACGGCCCGGCGTGCCTCCTGCTCGTCATGCACCGCCACGCTCACCTGACGCCCCGGGGGCAGGTGCGCACGGACATCCTCCGGCGTCAGGCCCGTTGCCGACAGGTGCAGGTGCGCTCCCACCAGCAGGGCCACATCCAACCGGCCATTGACGTAGAGCGGATTGCCTCGCGCCCGGCACAGCCCGGCCAGCAGCCGGGCCTCCTCCAGGAACCGACGCGCGGTGGCCTCCGGGTGGCGGTGCTGCACGGCCACCTGGGGCCCCACCTCCAGCGCCCGCTCCAGCGCGGACAACAGCCGCTCCCGGGGCAGACGCCAGTCGGTGATGACCATCACCCGCGGTACCACTACTCGACGAGCCCCTCGATCGGGCTGGACGCCGACGCGTACGCCTTGCGCGGAATCCGGCCGGACAGGAAGGCCTCGCGGCCCGCTTCGATGGCCAGCTTCATGGCGCGCGCCATGCGCACCGGATCCTTCGCGCCCGCGATGGCCGTGTTCATCAGCACCGCGTCCACGCCCAGCTCCATGGCGATGGCCGCGTCCGATGCCGTGCCCACGCCCGCGTCCACGATGACCGGTACCTTCACCGTCTCGCGGATGAGGCGGATGTTGTGCGGGTTGCGGATGCCCAGCCCCGAGCCGATCGGCGCCGCCAGCGGCATCACCGCCGCGCACCCCGCGTCCTCCAGCTTGCGCGCCGTGATGGGGTCATCCGAGGTGTAGGGCAGCACCGTGAAGCCCTCCTTCACCAGGATGCGCGCCGCCTTCAGCGTCTCCTCCACATCCGGGTAGAGCGTCTTCTCGTCGCCCAGCACCTCCAGCTTCACCCACTTGCTCATGCCCAGCTCCTCGGCGAGCCGGCAGGTGCGCACCGCGTCGTCCGCCGTGTAGCAGAGCGCCGTGTTCGGCAGCAGCCGCATGCGCGAGCGGTCGATCCAGTTCATCAGCGAGGCCTCGCCCTTCGCCGCCAGATCCAACCGCCTCACCGCCACCGTCACCATCTCCGCGCCCGAGGCCTCGTGGCACCGCTTCATCACCTCGTGGCTGGGGTACTTCCCCGTGCCCACTATGAGGCGCGACTCGAAGGTGACTCCCGCGATCACCAGGGGCTTGTCTTGCACGCTCATTGCTCGCTCCTCTATCCGCCACCGACGAAGGTGACGATCTCCACGCGATCCTGCGGCGACAGCTGGTACTCGGGGTGGCGCGCGCGGCGGACCACCTCCGCGTTCACCTCCACCGCCACCCCGGGGCCCCCCACCTCCAACGAGGCGAGCAGCGCCGCCAGGGTCATTCCCTCGGGGACTTCTCGTGCCTGTCCGTTGATCCAGATCGTCACGGCTCGACGCTCCTGCTGCTGGCGTCCGACGCACTACAGGCGTGCCCCCGTGCTGTCAACGCGCACTCTGGGCATCACCCCTGGCTATACTCCTGGGCATGTTCACCGTCCGAAGCAGGCTCGTGGCTTGTGCCCTGGTGCTAACGCTGGGGCTCCCGGCCACCGCCGCCGAGCCCTCGAGCACCACGGATGCCCCCACGCGCGCCGCCGGCCTCCATGGCCACCGGTATGCCTTCGTCGCAGGGGGGGTGTTGCTCCTCGGAGGCGCCGGGTTCGGCTACCTCGCCCAGGGCGAGGCCCATCGTGCCCGTACCCTCTCCTCGGCTCGTGAGTCCGGTGCCGCGCTCGACAGGGCCCGCACCAACGCCGCCACCGCCAACGTGCTCTATGCCGTGGCGGGGGCGACCGTTCTCTATGGGCTGGTCCTGGAGCTGCTCCCGGAGCCCGCCGCGGAGAAGGCGAGCCTCACGTTCCACTTCTGAGCCCAGACATAAGAGTCAACGTTAGTGGCGCGAGGGGGTCGTTTCTGCTGTCGCTCTACAGGAAGGAATGGACGCCCGCGTACTCGCTACGAAATCCAGGAGGGTGAAGCCTGGAGCGTTGAGGAACTCAGTGCGATTGGCGAGTGCGACTACCAGGAGCTGAAGGCGACGGTGGACCTCGACCATTTTGAAGGTCGCTCCTGGCGTGGTTTCCACCACCACGCCACGCTCTGCATGATGGCCCTCGGTTTTCTCGCCCTTCGCC
The sequence above is drawn from the Archangium gephyra genome and encodes:
- a CDS encoding TolC family protein; its protein translation is MIALLAVTLTVSAATPVLTLDEVLQAAGQNSLDLKVARARLEQTRLLSNRAWAAYLPTVSVGASYTRNSNEAVVTLPGGPQIVIQPYDQLAAQAEVRQAIIAPSLIPAIRNAGIAEDVAELSTENVRREILFVAAQAYFAAAAYQEAIRATQFLLDVNKAREGDTQKRFDAGTVTKVALLRAQLDRARAEQDLVRARNAFASSRLALATLIQRDPDFTLELPPVPQVPAQGEDLVKQALEKRPDVAAARRNLDLALGRKQGVWFSYAPSVGFSGVYRISNAAGFTGQNDVWALTLSAQWLLWDGGTREINLREESARVAEASAQQKQAEARVVEEVLRAQLEVENARANLTKAEEALGLARETQRLTEISFKAGVATYLEVADANSALTNAEVGAISERLQASLAALRLLRAAGSFAAQE
- a CDS encoding DUF4350 domain-containing protein gives rise to the protein MKGTRTAIIYGVLVALALGLGLAVNQSLPPPLVPSVDNPGPMGVRALYLYLEESGARVSALREALEGSGLPDSLRTVVVTAPSGRPVTEEEAGALRSWVSRGGTLVYLVSREAKARQPQLDSWLGISDGPMLAPDSEGLPPREKDFTGTTVRVWVPVGPLRNVERLRVSLDRGITVGRPEAVPLAGAKGAAVVWRVPEGRGEVYVLAGTDLAENRRLELLDNLRFWDALAARGPLAFDEYHHGVPPKPEPPSARGLWVFVAQGLLVGLIYAVSRGTRFGPPRPLVVEKHRSALEYVRSLGWLARRSKVERELVPELARQLRRHMHERLGIPLTLPEDEAARLLEHSCGLPAADYLAAREDLVRTMEQREIRPSDYTRLARQYARFENLITGR
- a CDS encoding DUF4129 domain-containing protein, with the protein product MMSGLVLLWLAALPCENAASELQQLTVLGRGEPAAMEAHLEALEQRWEGLPLRAPGDETSAERAETAARRIQAACAPPEEAAESPPRTPDPARLQEILSRPEFAQARQRQGDLLQRVMRELKAFLEELLLTREAQSFATSTRTLVLGLGFAAVLFAVLRLRHWRRGPARREAGTETGPAALELDSPGEHLTRARSALGARPREAIREGLLALLSSLEARRLARPDRVKTNRELVGELPGRGASAQLTGEVERLVRWYDQAFYSLEPVPPEDAARFVDDVERLHQGLAGAVA
- a CDS encoding CHAT domain-containing protein, translated to MLAKLLDELPVLHAPVFHRDVLTHLRQELPPEERRQFERLFCYLDWRAQQRHGSAPAEVDEVPQAHCSLPYAPPYFQQVMELLKGQVPPYLPERPLDPATEESKIADGLMSVNGTPVALPPYQPVPGSQWGIVIIECLRCRTRRPEARALHIDLIRVPDMRAPLAEGRINNAACPHCGFKVGLPAGVWLLDPPWPRDTLAVLSCLIRVDPLNIFYLPSCWRQREHQMVVVLEARSSQLLNDLQVESAPSESGPDKQLVRIIYSQDELKAQLNASSGGQVPLLMEAAVAQLALRLEAEEMSLEEAREFARAWVAQEGKDWPLLMSPIHLDEEGRPMRAVAQALLTEQLAEHRNLEVLDRAILSIQLVAMLLEAQRVGQAEAVLARAEDLWNQIQPGDDDRHLIVASMIERSHSDILTWKGRYEEAAQRRHRAEELLPSQPEGSWWVRFQFWRYRAVDALHLRREKKFDESLVAFAQCIPMLEQLYGEALQENAPEGQAARGDAQNILGGALANCASVLQEGEGVFSNDPSRLHTHGMAWVFEYAARLPAWPSEPEDSQDEGSRRWIVVGRLLKRALDLSQASRAWRFAAAQAMRLTDVMLHFGHLHAAVEQASEWVKFAQQANHYHSLAHALFFLGRMGLHLARHGPGSLDLFESAAESLLRDLVSQGPQAELPHWAPMLVEMSFLCVKMGADAGKAVMIAESLKAAVTAVHVEAGVPGSGRASGEFLAQRVEELTCERERLRVETFNFEEGEPERAELSASIERVEQQLAESRRELGLRNAQYVRWCEPSYIHLSAVDDIRRRLDVLGSRATYLGFSIGEIGVWTYALWSEGIILEPVSWEGWREDLKILDAPDALLSDPKLMETVLERVGRRLLEPVLERLELMSPSDRLIISPTQGLLHVPFAAFPIGAERLVQQFVLSVVSGAGLFEACFDRRPGPISSALLVGVPRHDYMKVQLPYARDEVKKLESLLRDSGCEVRLLLDQQATASAVLSEAAAYDVLHFACHARWSLQAAIRPQLVLHPDFERDSGELTDWRIVNELRLRPGALVNLSACQSARQIEGGAEIRDGLLPAILQAGAGAAVATLWSISDAPMPVLQTVLYENLLAGQPPAEALARTLRRCIQGELGPVLADPLVWLAFMLYGVG
- a CDS encoding thiamine phosphate synthase, giving the protein MVITDWRLPRERLLSALERALEVGPQVAVQHRHPEATARRFLEEARLLAGLCRARGNPLYVNGRLDVALLVGAHLHLSATGLTPEDVRAHLPPGRQVSVAVHDEQEARRAVGADLALVSPVFSPGSKPEDTRPTLGPEGFRRLAAALPCPALALGGLTPERASLLKEAAGFAVISAVLEAEEPGAATRALCGLGTREPG